In a single window of the Vitis vinifera cultivar Pinot Noir 40024 chromosome 6, ASM3070453v1 genome:
- the LOC100253656 gene encoding transcription factor bHLH130 isoform X1: MESNLQHHQHQQQQMNSSLMRYRSAPSSYFSNFIDGEDCEEFLQHRPSSPETERIFSSRPSSPETERIFSRFMASGGTEDSSSHTVMNMRQNSQAMAPESVVVVSQQNQFMASMKHGAEVLQQQQNGYASGSQMMYQTSSPMPHHNSAAPGTVENSYSAVSSMGMDQSQQIKIGGGNNSNLIRHSSSPAGLFSHLNVENGYAIMRGMGNFGSGSGTNGEPSFSSASRLKGQINFSSGPPSSSGLVTPISEMGNKSMGTGSPDNGSFGEGHSNSGGFITGFPIGSWDDSAIMSESFSSLKSVRDDEAKTFSGLNASEAQKGEPANRPPVLAHHLSLPTKTSADLTTIEKYLQFQDSVPCKIRAKRGCATHPRSIAERVRRTRISERMRKLQELVPNMDKQTNTSDMLDLAVDYIKDLQKQVKTLSDNRAKCTCSNKQKP, encoded by the exons ATGGAGTCAAATCTTCAGCATCATCAGCATCAACAGCAGCAGATGAACTCCAGCTTGATGCGCTACAGATCTGCACCCAGCTCATACTTTTCCAATTTCATTGATGGAGAAGACTGTGAAGAGTTCCTACAACACAGGCCTTCAAGTCCTGAAACTGAGAGAATTTTCTCTAGCAGGCCTTCAAGTCCTGAAACTGAGAGAATTTTCTCTAGGTTCATGGCCAGTGGCGGGACAGAAGATTCATCGTCTCATACTGTTATGAATATGAGGCAGAATTCTCAGGCAATGGCGCCAGAATCAGTGGTAGTTGTGAGCCAGCAGAATCAGTTTATGGCGTCGATGAAGCACGGAGCGGAGGTTCTTCAGCAGCAGCAGAATGGTTATGCTTCTGGTTCGCAGATGATGTATCAGACTTCATCACCTATGCCACATCATAATTCAGCAGCTCCTGGTACAGTGGAGAATTCTTACAGTGCGGTTTCTTCAATGGGGATGGATCAGTCGCAGCAGATAAAGATTGGTGGAGGCAACAATTCGAATCTTATTCGACATAGTAGCTCACCTGCAGGACTGTTCTCCCACCTAAATGTTGAAAATG GCTATGCTATAATGAGAGGCATGGGAAATTTCGGGTCTGGAAGTGGGACTAATGGAGAACCATCTTTTTCTTCTGCAAGCAGATTGAAGGGTCAAATAAACTTCTCGTCAGGGCCACCTTCTTCCTCAGGCCTAGTGACTCCCATCTCTGAAATGGGGAACAAAAGCATGGGAACAGGTAGTCCAGACAATGGAAGTTTTGGTGAAGGTCATAGTAACAGTGGAGGTTTCATCACAGGCTTCCCAATAGGCTCTTGGGATGATTCTGCAATCATGTCTGAAAGTTTTAGTAGCTTGAAAAGTGTTAGAGATGATGAGGCAAAGActttttctggtttgaatgcaTCTGAAGCTCAG AAGGGCGAGCCTGCAAACCGCCCTCCTGTTTTGGCTCATCACTTGAGTTTGCCAACAAAGACTTCTGCAGATTTGACGACCATTGAAAAGTATTTGCAGTTCCAAGATTCTGTACCTTGTAAGATTCGAGCCAAACGGGGATGTGCCACTCATCCACGAAGCATCGCTGAGAGG GTGAGAAGAACCCGAATCAGCGAAAGGATGAGGAAACTACAAGAGCTTGTCCCTAAcatggacaag CAAACAAACACATCAGACATGTTAGATTTGGCTGTTGACTATATTAAAGACCTTCAGAAACAGGTCAAG ACCCTCTCAGATAATCGGGCAAAGTGTACGTGTTCAAACAAGCAGAAGCCATAG
- the LOC100253656 gene encoding transcription factor bHLH130 isoform X2 yields the protein MESNLQHHQHQQQQMNSSLMRYRSAPSSYFSNFIDGEDCEEFLQHRPSSPETERIFSRFMASGGTEDSSSHTVMNMRQNSQAMAPESVVVVSQQNQFMASMKHGAEVLQQQQNGYASGSQMMYQTSSPMPHHNSAAPGTVENSYSAVSSMGMDQSQQIKIGGGNNSNLIRHSSSPAGLFSHLNVENGYAIMRGMGNFGSGSGTNGEPSFSSASRLKGQINFSSGPPSSSGLVTPISEMGNKSMGTGSPDNGSFGEGHSNSGGFITGFPIGSWDDSAIMSESFSSLKSVRDDEAKTFSGLNASEAQKGEPANRPPVLAHHLSLPTKTSADLTTIEKYLQFQDSVPCKIRAKRGCATHPRSIAERVRRTRISERMRKLQELVPNMDKQTNTSDMLDLAVDYIKDLQKQVKTLSDNRAKCTCSNKQKP from the exons ATGGAGTCAAATCTTCAGCATCATCAGCATCAACAGCAGCAGATGAACTCCAGCTTGATGCGCTACAGATCTGCACCCAGCTCATACTTTTCCAATTTCATTGATGGAGAAGACTGTGAAGAGTTCCTACAACACAGGC CTTCAAGTCCTGAAACTGAGAGAATTTTCTCTAGGTTCATGGCCAGTGGCGGGACAGAAGATTCATCGTCTCATACTGTTATGAATATGAGGCAGAATTCTCAGGCAATGGCGCCAGAATCAGTGGTAGTTGTGAGCCAGCAGAATCAGTTTATGGCGTCGATGAAGCACGGAGCGGAGGTTCTTCAGCAGCAGCAGAATGGTTATGCTTCTGGTTCGCAGATGATGTATCAGACTTCATCACCTATGCCACATCATAATTCAGCAGCTCCTGGTACAGTGGAGAATTCTTACAGTGCGGTTTCTTCAATGGGGATGGATCAGTCGCAGCAGATAAAGATTGGTGGAGGCAACAATTCGAATCTTATTCGACATAGTAGCTCACCTGCAGGACTGTTCTCCCACCTAAATGTTGAAAATG GCTATGCTATAATGAGAGGCATGGGAAATTTCGGGTCTGGAAGTGGGACTAATGGAGAACCATCTTTTTCTTCTGCAAGCAGATTGAAGGGTCAAATAAACTTCTCGTCAGGGCCACCTTCTTCCTCAGGCCTAGTGACTCCCATCTCTGAAATGGGGAACAAAAGCATGGGAACAGGTAGTCCAGACAATGGAAGTTTTGGTGAAGGTCATAGTAACAGTGGAGGTTTCATCACAGGCTTCCCAATAGGCTCTTGGGATGATTCTGCAATCATGTCTGAAAGTTTTAGTAGCTTGAAAAGTGTTAGAGATGATGAGGCAAAGActttttctggtttgaatgcaTCTGAAGCTCAG AAGGGCGAGCCTGCAAACCGCCCTCCTGTTTTGGCTCATCACTTGAGTTTGCCAACAAAGACTTCTGCAGATTTGACGACCATTGAAAAGTATTTGCAGTTCCAAGATTCTGTACCTTGTAAGATTCGAGCCAAACGGGGATGTGCCACTCATCCACGAAGCATCGCTGAGAGG GTGAGAAGAACCCGAATCAGCGAAAGGATGAGGAAACTACAAGAGCTTGTCCCTAAcatggacaag CAAACAAACACATCAGACATGTTAGATTTGGCTGTTGACTATATTAAAGACCTTCAGAAACAGGTCAAG ACCCTCTCAGATAATCGGGCAAAGTGTACGTGTTCAAACAAGCAGAAGCCATAG
- the LOC100241571 gene encoding DNA damage-repair/toleration protein DRT100, which yields MALKLFIIATVVLAGAVTVASCPPTDREALLAFRSALHEPYLGIFNSWSGYDCCHNWYGVSCDPETRRVADINLRGESEDPIFERAGRTGYMTGTISPAICKLRRLSSIIIADWKGISGEIPTCITSLPFLRILDLIGNKLSGPIPAGIGRLQRLTVLNVADNLISATIPSSLTRISTLTHLDLRNNRISGELPRDFGRLGMLSRALLSRNQFSGTIPSSISNIYRLADLDLSLNRFSGQIPASLGKMAVLSTLNLDGNLISGQIPITLINSAVSILNLSRNALDGEIPDAFGQGSYFTSLDLSYNKLRGPIPKSMAGAAYIGHLDLSHNHLCGRIPGGSPFDHLEASSFVYNDCLCGKPLRAC from the coding sequence ATGGCTCTGAAGCTCTTCATCATCGCCACCGTCGTGCTCGCCGGCGCTGTTACCGTTGCATCTTGCCCACCGACTGACCGAGAGGCGCTGCTCGCCTTCAGGTCAGCCCTCCACGAGCCTTACCTTGGTATTTTCAACTCGTGGAGTGGCTATGACTGTTGCCACAACTGGTATGGAGTGAGTTGCGACCCGGAGACTCGCCGAGTCGCCGACATCAACCTCCGCGGCGAGTCAGAGGACCCGATCTTCGAGCGGGCCGGCCGGACTGGTTACATGACAGGGACTATCTCGCCGGCGATCTGTAAACTGAGGCGGCTCTCCAGCATCATTATCGCCGATTGGAAAGGCATCTCCGGCGAGATTCCTACTTGCATTACGTCGCTGCCGTTCCTCCGAATCTTGGACCTGATCGGGAACAAGCTCTCCGGTCCGATTCCAGCTGGCATCGGGAGACTCCAGAGGCTGACAGTGCTGAACGTAGCCGACAACCTCATCTCCGCAACAATCCCATCGTCGCTCACCAGGATATCCACTTTAACGCACTTGGATCTCCGAAACAACCGAATCTCCGGCGAGCTTCCGCGCGACTTCGGCAGACTCGGAATGCTGAGTCGCGCCTTACTGAGCCGGAACCAGTTCAGCGGCACGATTCCGAGCTCAATCTCCAACATATACCGGTTAGCCGATTTGGATCTCTCTCTGAACCGGTTCTCAGGTCAAATACCGGCATCACTGGGCAAAATGGCGGTTCTCTCAACACTAAACCTGGACGGAAACCTAATCTCGGGTCAAATACCGATAACTCTAATTAACTCGGCGGTGAGCATACTGAACTTGAGCCGGAATGCTCTGGATGGCGAAATACCGGATGCTTTCGGGCAGGGATCGTACTTCACATCTTTAGATTTGTCATATAATAAACTGAGAGGTCCGATACCGAAATCGATGGCGGGGGCGGCGTATATCGGGCACTTGGACCTGAGCCACAACCACCTGTGCGGGAGGATTCCGGGGGGGTCTCCGTTCGACCACCTGGAAGCGTCGTCGTTTGTGTACAACGATTGCTTGTGTGGGAAGCCACTGAGGGCATGCTga
- the LOC100248335 gene encoding uncharacterized protein LOC100248335 encodes MEEDDFGLAPTAPAPALVSLLPFSPSVSPSPRRLSSNFTQPSRPVRAARQLAWVDLRGRLVGAEECSSARAIGSGLRREEAVAWELFSPIHRILIVAVIAVAATESKKNHRIMQLNKSVQTRDQVLLSMQQKLDSLCEQVNSIKDQPDMLLIKNVLLPSSEVFASDKLKLVGCGCRLCDQHLGLSNDLMDNLVSKTSSEDEIFKYKMEAEQEERRMSDLSWISSVTSSIEIQSTSEQDICNLKRQCEERDATIKELSAFVHSSNIAGSKRISELEDIIRRKNSTIIKLKKDLVTLEQKVVQLSRLRRPSFSATSPKSRQIPLLADNLLYDMDSTTSPSSSSDSDCAPENSRQPPVAKIQEIPAHNSDFVSRRIQKSARAKTSGSLVMPTDWHTKSRPSSPLQEKMMNQTSDAVSSFKPKQLLPPNGGVTKSRRRAQIRSNDVVPQKKWV; translated from the exons ATGGAAGAAGACGACTTCGGCTTGGCTCCTACAGCGCCGGCTCCCGCTCTCGTCTCGCTGTTGCCGTTTTCTCCTTCTGTCTCCCCCTCCCCCCGCCGCCTCTCCAGCAACTTCACTCAGCCCAGCCGCCCTGTCCGGGCGGCGCGGCAGCTCGCCTGGGTGGACCTCCGGGGACGCCTCGTTGGCGCCGAGGAATGCAGCTCGGCTCGGGCCATTGGCAGCGGCTTGAGACGGGAGGAGGCCGTGGCTTGGGAGCTGTTCAGCCCCATTCACCGCATCCTCATTGTCGCCGTCATCGCCGTCGCCGCCACTGAGTCGAAGAAGAATCATAGGATAATGCAGCTCAATAAGTCCGTACAGACCAGG GACCAGGTGCTGTTAAGTATGCAGCAGAAGCTTGATAGTCTATGTGAGCAGGTGAATAGCATTAAGGATCAGCCTGATATGTTGCTCATCAAGAATGTACTACTGCCATCAAGTGAAGTTTTTGCCTCTGATAAACTCAAACTTGTTGGTTGTGGCTGTCGGCTATGTGATCAACATCTGGGTCTTTCAAATGATTTGATG GATAACTTGGTTAGCAAAACATCAAGTGAGGATGAGATATTTAAGTATAAAATGGAGGCAGAACAGGAGGAGCGCCGAATGTCGGATTTGTCTTGGATTTCCAGTGTCACATCTTCCATAGAAATtcag AGCACCTCAGAGCAAGATATCTGCAACCTCAAGAGGCAGTGTGAAGAAAGGGATGCCACCATAAAGGAGTTATCTGCTTTTGTCCACTCATCTAATATTGCTGGTTCCAAG AGGATTTCAGAGTTGGAAGACATCATAAGGAGGAAGAACTCAACGATTATTAAACTTAAGAAGGACTTGGTAACTCTAGAACAAAAG GTTGTTCAACTTAGTAGACTTCGGCGACCCTCTTTTTCTGCCACAAGCCCAAAATCTAGGCAAATCCCACTTTTGGCAGATAACCTTCTTTATGATATGGATAGTACTACTAGCCCTTCTTCCTCCTCAGATTCAGATTGTGCTCCAGAGAATAGTAGACAACCTCCTGTTGCTAAAATTCAGGAAATCCCAGCTCATAATAGTGACTTTGTTTCCAGAAGAATCCAGAAATCAGCACGGGCAAAAACATCAGGTTCCTTGGTGATGCCAACCGACTGGCATACAAAGTCCCGTCCATCAAGTCCTCTTcaagaaaaaatgatgaatcagACATCTGATGCAGTTTCTTCTTTTAAGCCAAAACAGTTGTTACCACCTAATGGAGGTGTCACAAAGAGTAGAAGGCGAGCTCAAATCAGATCCAATGATGTGGTACCACAGAAGAAATGGGTTTA G